Proteins found in one Sorghum bicolor cultivar BTx623 chromosome 1, Sorghum_bicolor_NCBIv3, whole genome shotgun sequence genomic segment:
- the LOC8064917 gene encoding histone acetyltransferase GCN5: MSKLESIISLPLLTTNKRNTWEASGSQISRRTLTPHNLLESPRMDGLAAPSPSHSGATSGGGASHRKRKLPPSSLSDATADEDDDTTAPSSPSTAPSSPSRPSSPSSSHSDDDEDDSLHTFNAARLDGAPGGGSASGRPPKPDSSSVSAASAAAAAAAGGGPKLEPGSATAGDGKEDPKGLFTDNLQTSGAYSAREEGLKREEDSGRLKFLCYSNDGVDEHMIWLVGLKNIFARQLPNMPKEYIVRLVMDRTHKSMMVIRNNIVVGGITYRPYASQRFGEIAFCAITADEQVKGYGTRLMNHLKQHARDADGLTHFLTYADNNAVGYFVKQGFTKEITLDKERWQGYIKDYDGGILMQCKIDPKLPYVDLATMIRRQRQAIDEKIRDLSNCHIVYPGIDFQKKEAGIPRRLIKPEDIPGLREAGWTPDQWGHSKSRSAFSPDYNTYRQQLANLMRTLLKNLSEHPDAWPFKEPVDSRDVPDYYDIIKDPIDLKTMLRRVDSEQYYVTLEMFVADMKRMFSNARTYNSPDTIYYKCATRLENFFSTKIASLVSQASTKS; the protein is encoded by the exons ATGTCCAAACTCGAAAGCATCATTTCTCTGCCTCTTCTCACCACGAACAAGCGGAACACCTGGGAAGCATCCGGCTCCCAGATCTCCCGAAGAACCCTAACCCCCCACAACCTTCTAGAATCTCCCCGCATGGACGGCCTCGCGGCACCGTCGCCGTCCCACTCCGGCGCCACCTCCGGCGGCGGGGCCTCCCACCGCAAGCGGAAGCTCCCGCCGTCGTCGCTTTCCGACGCCACCgccgacgaggacgacgacaCCACCGCTCCGTCATCCCCCTCCACGGCCCCATCCTCGCCCTCCCGCCCTTCCTCTCCATCTTCCTCACACTCCGACGATGACGAGGACGACTCGCTCCACACGTTCAATGCCGCGCGCCTTGACGGCGCGCCGGGTGGGGGCTCCGCCTCCGGCCGTCCTCCGAAGCCGGATTCCTCATCAGTGTCTGCTGcgtcggccgccgccgcggctgcgGCGGGCGGAGGACCCAAGCTGGAGCCTGGCTCGGCGACCGCCGGCGACGGGAAGGAGGACCCGAAGGGATTGTTCACGGACAACCTCCAGACCAGCGGCGCTTACAGCGCCCGTGAGGAGGGCCTCAAACGCGAG GAAGATTCGGGAAGGCTGAAATTTCTCTGTTATTCTAACGATGGTGTTGATGAACACATGATATG GTTAGTAGGTTTGAAGAATATCTTCGCTCGGCAGCTTCCAAATATGCCCAAAGAATATATTGTGCGCCTTGTCATGGATAG AACTCACAAGTCAATGATGGTTATCAGGAACAATATTGTCGTGGGAGGCATTACTTATCGCCCTTATGCAAG CCAGAGGTTTGGAGAAATAGCGTTTTGTGCTATCACAGCTGATGAGCAAGTTAAAGGCTATGGAACAAGATTAATGAATCATTTGAAGCAACATGCACGGGATGCTGATGGGCTCACACATTTCTTAACCTATGCTGATAATAATGCTGTTGGCTATTTTGTAAAGCAG GGTTTCACAAAGGAGATCACATTGGACAAAGAAAGATGGCAAGG GTACATTAAAGACTATGACGGAGGAATATTGATGCAGTGTAAAATTGACCCAAAGCTGCCATATGTTGATCTGGCAACAATGATTCGACGTCAAAGGCAG GCCATTGATGAGAAGATCAGAGACCTTTCTAACTGCCATATTGTTTATCCCGGAATTGATTTCCAGAAG AAAGAAGCTGGCATTCCAAGAAGACTGATAAAGCCAGAAGATATCCCTGGTCTTA GGGAAGCTGGGTGGACGCCTGATCAGTGGGGTCACTCTAAATCACGATCAGCGTTCTCCCCGGACTATAATACTTACAGACAACAACTTGCTAACCTTATGCGGACATTGTTGAAG AATCTGAGTGAACATCCTGATGCTTGGCCATTTAAAGAGCCTGTGGATTCACGAGATGTTCCAGACTATTATGATATCATAAAAGATCCTATTG ATTTAAAGACGATGTTAAGAAGAGTTGACTCTGAGCAATATTATGTGACCCTAGAGATGTTTGTAGCCGACATGAAGAGAATGTTCAGCAATGCAAGAACTTACAATTCTCCAGATACTATCTATTACAAATGCGCAACACG GCTTGAAAATTTCTTCTCAACCAAAATTGCTTCACTGGTTTCACAAGCCTCAACCAAGAGCTAG
- the LOC8064918 gene encoding acylamino-acid-releasing enzyme 2, giving the protein MSWEKENPLRMDAMTSEEYASQSKLLQEFTNVPSIDSALILKTNNEDRSTAMFSVSQPDLLANSNRKYILYSHITRAGTNSLDFQWSPFPTEITGVSVIVPSPSGSKLLVVRNGEKDCPTKLEIVYQSHVEKEIHVVKSMHGPLYTDEWFHGISWNQEETLIAYIAEAPTQPKPAFNHSGFRKEGSSEADCNTWKGQGDWEENWGERYSNKGRPSLFVLDIARGQVRAAKGISTSLSVGQVVWAPASSSGSQKYLVFVGWLEHNGFQNTARKLGIKYCSNRPCALYAIPCPFEGSEPDSTPASDGKSDSSIVARNLTTGFSSALFPRFSRDGKLLVFLSSKQAVDSGAHNATDSLHIINWPSEWKMDKQLDVNEMVPIVMCPEDGCFPGLYCSSMLSDPWLPDGCTMILTSAWRSTEVILSIDVLSGKVTRITPEDSYYSWSALALDGNNVLAVSSSPIDPPYIRYGHPVTPEGQGWTWDEVTSPLMASNSKVKSLLLHHSVSILKIPVPSPSNDLSDGGKLPFEAIFVSCKDSSHSPTVVILHGGPHSVSVSSYSRSSAFLASLGFNLLIINYRGTPGYGEEALQSLPGKVGSQDVQDCLTALDFTIKEELVDASKVAVVGISHGGFLTTHLIGQAPDRFVVAAARNPVCNLSLMIGTTDIPDWCYIVACGTEAKQYASEAPSSNHLHLFYQKSPIAHISKVKAPLLMLLGGADLRVPASNGLQYARGLRERGGEVKIMMFPEDIHEINLPRSDFESFLNIGVWFKKHLNAVA; this is encoded by the exons ATGTCTTGGGAGAAAGAGAATCCCCTCAGAATGGATGCAATGACATCTGAAGAATATGCCTCCCAATCCAAGCTACTGCAAGAATTTACCAATGTCCCAAGTATTGATAGTGCTTTGATCCTCAAAACCAACAATG AAGACAGATCCACAGCAATGTTCTCCGTTAGTCAGCCAGACCTACTGGCGAACAGCAACAGAAAATACATTTTGTATTCTCATATTACAAGAGCTGGTACCAATTCTCTGGATTTCCAGTGGTCTCCTTTCCCCACTGAGATAACTGGAGTGTCTGTCATTGTTCCATCCCCTTCAGGATCGAAGCTTCTTGTAGTACGAAACGGGGAGAAAGATTGCCCCACTAAGCTTGAAATTGTTTATCAATCACATGTGGAGAAGGAGATACATGTAGTAAAGTCTATGCATGGCCCTCTTTATACCGATGAATG GTTTCATGGTATTTCTTGGAATCAAGAAGAGACCTTGATAGCATATATTGCTGAAGCTCCTACCCAACCAAAACCAGCTTTTAATCATTCTGGATTTAGAAAGGAAGGTTCTTCTGAGGCAGACTGTAATACCTGGAAAGGACAGGGCGATTGGGAAGAGAACTGGGGTGAAAGGTACTCCAATAAAGGGAGACCCTCATTGTTTGTTCTTGACATTGCCAG AGGACAAGTGCGAGCGGCTAAAGGCATTTCAACATCATTGAGTGTTGGCCAAGTCGTTTGGGCTCCAGCATCATCAAGTGGCAGTCAAAAGTATCTGGTTTTCGTTGGATGGTTAGAGCACAACGGGTTCCAGAACACTGCTAGAAAACTTGGTATCAAGTACTGTTCTAATAGGCCATGTGCTCTTTATGCAATTCCTTGCCCTTTTGAAGGATCCGAGcctgacagtacaccagctag TGATGGTAAATCAGACTCCAGTATAGTAGCGCGCAACTTAACCACAGGCTTTAGCAGTGCTTTGTTTCCACGGTTCAG CCGGGATGGAAAACTTCTGGTGTTTCTATCTTCAAAACAAGCTGTAGACAGTGGTGCACATAATGCAACGGATTCCCTGCATATAATCAATTGGCCTTCAGAATGGAAAATGGATAAACAACTCGATGTTAATGAAATG GTGCCTATTGTAATGTGCCCTGAAGATGGCTGTTTTCCAGGCCTCTATTGTTCATCCATGCTATCTGATCCTTGGCTCCCTGATGGATGCACAATGATATTAACATCTGCTTGGAGAAGTACTGAAGTGATATTATCAATAGATGTTTTAAG TGGCAAAGTAACAAGAATAACTCCAGAAGACTCGTATTACTCATGGAGTGCTCTTGCATTAGATGGCAACAATGTTCTTGCTG TGTCAAGTAGTCCCATCGACCCTCCTTACATCAGGTATGGACATCCCGTGACACCAGAGGGTCAAGGATGGACTTGGGATGAAGTTACTAGTCCATTGATGGCATCCAACAGTAAG GTTAAGTCCTTGTTACTGCATCACAGTGTCAGTATACTTAAAATTCCTGTGCCTAGCCCTTCTAATGACCTTTCTGATG GTGGAAaacttccatttgaggccatattTGTGTCCTGCAAGGATAGTTCGCACAGTCCAACTGTTGTAATCCTTCATGGTGGCCCACATTCAGTGTCTGTATCAAGCTATTCAAGATCTTCAGCATTTCTTGCTTCGCTTGGATTTAATCTGCTTATTATAAACTATCG AGGTACACCAGGTTACGGAGAGGAAGCTTTGCAATCACTTCCTGGAAAAGTTGGATCCCAG GATGTTCAAGACTGCCTTACAGCACTAGATTTCACCATTAAGGAAGAGCTAGTAGATGCATCTAAAGTAGCTGTTGTTGGGATTTCGCATGGTGGATTCCTGACAACTCATTTGATCGGTCAG GCTCCAGACAGATTTGTCGTGGCAGCTGCTCGGAACCCTGTCTGCAATCTGTCACTGATGATTGGCACCACTGACATCCCAGATTGGTGTTACATAGTGGCCTGCGGAACTGAAGCAAAGCAATATGCCTCTGAAGCCCCTTCGTCCAACCATCTTCATCTCTTCTATCAGAAATCGCCAATTGCCCATATCTCTAAA GTGAAAGCGCCCCTTCTTATGCTTCTTGGTGGAGCTGATCTTCGAGTACCTGCTTCTAATGGCCTACAG TACGCAAGGGGCCTGAGAGAAAGAGGAGGCGAGGTCAAAATCATGATGTTCCCAGAGGACATACATGAAATCAATTT ACCGCGGTCTGATTTCGAAAGCTTCCTCAACATTGGAGTATGGTTCAAGAAACATCTGAACGCGGTGGCATGA
- the LOC110433090 gene encoding uncharacterized protein LOC110433090: MAATSGSAASAVAAATKLRDEAATAAQKLEDEATSLRSSDMERSLQLQAEADLLKSAAAAQDRVRAAADALEKERAQADLLEQQAADLWERLRPEPRRDDDHHEEDDARSFSFEAAAVTHLHSQAAAVQNIKNLIPIVLDLNSNYSKWRGYVLLILGRFALKDHVLSDAARPDDPAWARMDCVVVSWLFNTISADLLDVVHEPDGLSARAAWLGIEQQFLNNRESRAMLLDAEFRTLTQGALSIDDFCRKMKGMADALADLGEPVPDRTLVLNVLRGLNERFQFMAQLVTRQRPFPSFTDVRADLRLAELNMTPSSAAPSALVISAPRKTNAPTQASAPVLPRPPQAAGATGGASPPNNRGRRRRGGRGQGNSSGSGSSPAPPGSTQGSTPWPSFLNPWTGSIHMWPGSTPGGQRGPPPHVGSSPHQAMAVGAPPKFYPPAPGAYYAAPPQAPPPAWSPWNPESLANAFSTVSLTPPPNPSEWVIDSGASSHIAANPGSSYQEPPPSL, from the exons ATGGCCGCCACCTCAGGCTCGGCCGCCTCTGCTGTGGCCGCCGCAACGAAACTCCGCGACGAAGCTGCCACCGCCGCCCAGAAGCTCGAAGACGAAGCCACCTCCCTCCGCTCCTCCGACATGGAGCGCAGCCTCCAACTCCAGGCGGAGGCGGACCTCCTCAagtccgccgccgcggcccaaGACCGTGTCCGCGCTGCCGCCGACGCCCTGGAAAAGGAGCGCGCCCAGGCGGACCTCCTCGAGCAGCAGGCCGCGGACCTCTGGGAACGGCTTCGCCCCGAGCCTCGTCGTGATGACGACCACCATGAAGAGGACGACGCCCGCTCCTTCTCCTTTGAAGCTGCTGCCGTCACTCATCTCCACAGCCAAGCTGCCGCTGTCCAGAACATCAAGAACCTCATTCCCATTGTTCTGGACCTCAACTCCAACTACTCCAAGTGGCGTGGCTACGTTCTGCTCATCCTCGGCCGCTTCGCTTTGAAGGACCACGTCCTCAGCGACGCCGCCCGTCCTGATGATCCGGCGTGGGCTCGCATGGACTGCGTCGTCGTCTCGTGGCTCTTCAACACCATCTCCGCCGATCTCTTGGACGTTGTTCATGAGCCCGACGGTCTATCTGCACGGGCGGCATGGCTCGGGATCGAGCAGCAGTTTCTGAACAATCGCGAATCCCGTGCCATGCTCCTCGACGCTGAGTTCCGCACCCTCACCCAAGGCGCCCTCTCCATCGACGATTTCTGCCGCAAGATGAAGGGTATGGCGGACGCTCTTGCCGACCTCGGCGAACCTGTTCCAGATCGCACGCTCGTCTTGAACGTGCTGCGCGGTCTGAACGAGCGGTTCCAGTTCATGGCTCAGCTTGTCACCCGCCAGAGGCCGTTCCCTTCGTTCACCGACGTCCGCGCTGACCTGCGCCTGGCTGAGCTGAACATGACGCCTTCGTCGGCGGCTCCCTCGGCCCTTGTCATTTCGGCGCCCCGCAAGACCAACGCTCCCACGCAGGCGTCTGCTCCTGTCCTCCCGCGTCCTCCTCAGGCAGCCGGGGCGACCGGGGGAGCCTCGCCTCCCAACAACCGtggtcgccgtcgccgcggcgGGCGCGGCCAGGGAAACTCCAGTGGCTCTGGCTCGAGCCCTGCTCCACCAGGCAGCACGCAGGGTTCCACTCCATGGCCCTCCTTCCTCAATCCGTGGACCGGGTCCATTCACATGTGGCCCGGTTCCACCCCTGGTGGTCAGCGTGGCCCCCCACCTCACGTCGGCAGCTCGCCTCATCAAGCTATGGCGGTTGGCGCACCCCCGAAGTTCTACCCCCCGGCGCCTGGGGCGTACTATGCAGCGCCTCCACAGGCGCCCCCTCCGGCTTGGTCGCCTTGGAACCCGGAGTCCCTGGCCAACGCGTTCAGCACGGTCTCCCTCACCCCTCCCCCGAACCCTTCGGAGTGGGTCATCGACTCGGGTGCCTCATCGCACATTGCTGCGAATCCTG GATCTTCGTACCAGGAACCTCCTCCTTCGCTGTGA